One Olsenella sp. oral taxon 807 DNA segment encodes these proteins:
- a CDS encoding BspA family leucine-rich repeat surface protein codes for MDAQAPRDPGARKSGPRHRGLTALRLVTLAACLALALMLATAPPREAPRVGAIGSGCSYELDTWTGRLTIRPTDGVSGEMAHVYGALPEDDLRHAVRSVTVERGVLAPADSSHLFWSLDAMETLDLSGLDTSRVTDMSEMFRGCTSLSSLDLSGLDTSRVTDMSEMFSVCYSLASLDLSGLDTSQVTKMIGMFEGCYSLASLDLSGLDTSRVTDMSEMFSGCSSLASLDLSGWDTSKVAYI; via the coding sequence ATGGACGCACAGGCACCCCGAGACCCCGGCGCACGGAAGAGCGGCCCCAGGCACCGAGGCCTCACGGCGCTTCGCCTGGTGACCCTCGCCGCCTGCCTGGCGCTCGCGCTCATGCTGGCCACGGCGCCGCCCCGCGAGGCGCCGAGGGTCGGCGCCATCGGCTCCGGCTGCTCCTACGAGCTCGATACGTGGACCGGCAGGCTCACCATCCGCCCCACGGACGGAGTGTCCGGGGAGATGGCCCACGTCTATGGCGCGCTGCCCGAAGACGACCTCCGGCACGCCGTCAGGTCGGTGACCGTCGAGAGGGGCGTCCTTGCGCCCGCGGACTCAAGTCACCTCTTCTGGAGCCTGGACGCGATGGAGACCCTCGACCTCTCGGGCCTCGACACCTCGCGGGTCACGGACATGAGCGAGATGTTCCGCGGCTGCACCTCACTCTCCTCCCTCGACCTCTCCGGGCTCGACACCTCGCGGGTCACGGACATGAGCGAGATGTTCTCCGTCTGCTACTCGCTCGCCTCCCTCGACCTCTCGGGCCTCGACACATCGCAGGTCACGAAGATGATCGGCATGTTTGAAGGCTGCTACTCGCTCGCCTCCCTCGACCTCTCCGGGCTCGACACCTCGCGGGTCACGGACATGAGCGAGATGTTCTCCGGCTGCTCCTCACTGGCTTCTCTCGACCTCTCGGGCTGGGACACATCAAAGGTCGCGTACATATGA
- a CDS encoding integrase core domain-containing protein has product MADWAHGARRTAHDVRLPAGETGPRHDNAVAESFLGTSEDETCHPRSFATRKEARLASAGYVEGYHDRRRPHSTIDYHIPAEEMDALFERMDAMVAREEALPLAA; this is encoded by the coding sequence ATGGCCGACTGGGCGCACGGCGCACGGCGCACGGCGCACGACGTGAGGCTGCCCGCCGGCGAGACGGGACCCCGCCACGACAACGCCGTCGCCGAGTCATTCCTCGGCACGTCCGAGGACGAGACGTGCCACCCTCGCAGCTTCGCCACCCGCAAGGAGGCGCGACTCGCATCAGCCGGGTACGTCGAGGGATACCACGACCGCCGTCGCCCGCACTCCACGATCGACTACCACATCCCCGCAGAGGAGATGGACGCACTCTTCGAGCGCATGGACGCGATGGTCGCGAGAGAGGAGGCGTTGCCACTGGCGGCATGA
- a CDS encoding BspA family leucine-rich repeat surface protein, with the protein MSDRFSGGRGMFSGCSSLVSLDLSGWDTSRVTNMRRMFSDCSSLTSLDLSGWDTSRVTDMCLMFSGCSSLTSLDLSHLDTSQVTDMGYMFSSCSSLTSLDLSGWDTSRVTDMGRMFSGCSSLSSLDLSGWDTSKVTDMGRMFSGCSSLASLDLSGWDTSRVTDMGHMFQGCSSLASLDLSGWDTSKVTRMGFMFSGCASLPSLDLSGWDTSGAGGMWGMFFGCSSLSSLAVGERCGGVLSADRHTALPAGVSGWGWHSERDKRWLTLSELSSSRQGWPTPTRHPGPGGRWCRRRRPKRRRRARGRSWTCREVQADDLRRAFGGSRGADAPMGLGGTGTPKRSWPKQALRKRTILTSRRFLSPLDTGPSRRLPHGPAPGCGSPWAAAHARRLSPAPCGPRPQGRRRGGRQACGGRCRCRGGGPCSLTEGRISARRPVERRSLRPPRRAECAFPLHHRPGGVGRDRPPACGALWKVAQLGKRARATPRQAGGGLRQGPQASAWGLAAQKGAVWTEGLAEGAPCVRPQAAQASP; encoded by the coding sequence ATGAGCGACCGTTTCTCGGGCGGGAGAGGGATGTTCTCCGGCTGCTCCTCACTGGTTTCCCTCGACCTCTCCGGCTGGGACACCTCGCGGGTCACGAACATGAGGCGCATGTTCTCCGACTGCTCCTCACTCACGTCCCTCGACCTCTCCGGCTGGGACACCTCGCGGGTTACCGATATGTGTCTCATGTTCTCCGGCTGCTCCTCGCTCACGTCCCTCGACCTCTCCCACCTTGACACCTCACAGGTCACGGACATGGGGTACATGTTCTCTAGCTGCTCCTCGCTCACGTCCCTCGACCTCTCCGGCTGGGACACCTCGCGAGTCACGGACATGGGGCGCATGTTCTCCGGCTGCTCCTCGCTCTCCTCCCTCGACCTCTCGGGCTGGGACACCTCGAAGGTCACGGACATGGGGCGCATGTTCTCCGGCTGCTCGTCGCTCGCGTCCCTCGACCTCTCCGGCTGGGACACCTCGCGGGTCACGGACATGGGGCACATGTTCCAGGGCTGCTCCTCGCTCGCGTCCCTCGACCTCTCGGGCTGGGACACCTCGAAGGTCACACGCATGGGTTTCATGTTCTCCGGCTGCGCCTCGCTCCCCTCCCTCGACCTCTCCGGCTGGGACACCTCCGGGGCCGGGGGCATGTGGGGGATGTTCTTTGGCTGCTCCTCGCTCTCCTCCCTGGCGGTCGGGGAGAGGTGCGGGGGCGTCCTCTCCGCCGACAGGCACACGGCGCTCCCCGCGGGCGTGAGCGGCTGGGGGTGGCACTCCGAGAGGGACAAGAGGTGGCTCACACTGAGCGAGCTCTCGTCCTCTCGCCAGGGGTGGCCGACACCTACACGGCACCCGGGGCCTGGAGGTCGCTGGTGTCGCCGCAGGCGGCCCAAGCGTCGCCGTAGGGCGCGAGGGAGAAGTTGGACATGCAGGGAGGTGCAGGCAGACGATCTAAGGCGGGCCTTCGGAGGCTCGCGTGGGGCCGATGCCCCAATGGGGCTCGGCGGCACCGGCACGCCCAAGAGGAGCTGGCCCAAGCAGGCCCTCCGCAAGAGGACCATCCTGACTTCCCGGCGCTTCCTTAGCCCGCTGGACACAGGCCCAAGCCGTCGCCTGCCCCATGGGCCTGCGCCCGGCTGCGGAAGTCCATGGGCCGCCGCCCACGCGCGGCGGTTGTCTCCGGCGCCATGCGGCCCTCGCCCACAGGGGCGGAGGCGCGGCGGCCGCCAGGCCTGCGGGGGACGGTGCCGGTGCCGCGGAGGAGGGCCGTGCAGCCTCACGGAGGGGCGCATCTCGGCCCGACGCCCCGTAGAGAGGCGCAGTCTGCGGCCCCCACGTCGCGCAGAGTGCGCTTTTCCGTTACATCACCGCCCGGGAGGCGTGGGACGCGACCGCCCGCCAGCCTGCGGGGCACTATGGAAAGTGGCCCAACTGGGCAAACGTGCTCGAGCAACCCCCCGCCAGGCTGGCGGGGGGTTGCGCCAGGGCCCGCAGGCCTCGGCCTGGGGCCTGGCCGCGCAGAAAGGTGCAGTCTGGACAGAGGGCCTCGCTGAGGGCGCGCCCTGCGTCAGGCCGCAGGCGGCCCAAGCGTCGCCGTAG